The window cagagggcagcaaggagttagccacattgctgtgtgtctggagtcacatgtaggccagaccaggtaaggatgacagtttccttccctaaagggcattagtgaaccagatgggtttttctgacaattgacaatgggttcatgatcAATATTAGGTTCTTaagtccagatatttattgaattcaaattccaccatctgctgtggcaggattcaaatcttggtctccagaacattatctgggtctctggattaacagtccagagataataccattaggccattgcctttcCCTATTACAAAGGAAGGCTGTACAGAAGAGACAGAGTGGTGtaatctgggcctctggattaacagtccagcgacaaaTGTGTGACATTTTTCCCATTTCTGACACCACAGGTGATTGTCCACAAGTAACGAGCCAGAGGATACCATGCACATTCGGCCCTAGTCCACTAGTGTTTGGTTCGATATTCCATCTCACTCGACTGGGCAGATTCCAGGGTTCAGATatgaaaaatcaaattaaaagcaAGCCGATGTTCAACCAGATACACATTCACAGAAAATCCACTGCAGTTTTCAAATAAGCATGGTGATAAAATCAAATCAGATAAGTCCATTTTTTTTGGCTGCACTACATTGTTTACAACATTCTGAACCTTCAGATAAAATTATTACCCCTTGGCCCATGCCgatgctgatttttaaaaaaaatcagtgcaaGTAAATGTTACACGTTGATGGTTCTGGAAATTTTGAATCTGCTTATAAAGCAGATTGGCACACTTACTTGAGGTCTGCTTGCTGCTGAGAGATATTGTCACAAAGGCTAAGTCGGGGGCACACTGCAGTAGTTTAACATTGATGGAAGTTGCTGAACGTCAGCTTACTGAAGCCTGCAAACCTAATATTGCCAAAACAGATCACATTACCAAAGCCACAAATTATTTAAAAACATTCAGGAGGAAATATTTGAACTTGAAACTGAATTACATTATTACATCAAGTTCCTCTGTTTAGTTCGAGCACAGTCAGGTATACTGGAAATGGCATTTTCAGATCCCACTTTCTATGTGCACCTTATTAATAACTCAAAATTCCACCCTCCAATCTTTAACTTGTATTATTTTAAATCATTTGCAGCTTTAAGAGATACTCATTATTGCGTTACATTACTCGAGGATGAAGGAAAATGGAAGATTATATACTGGACATGGAAAACACAAAACAAGAAAATTCCAGTGTAGTTATCACCCCTAATCTTTTTGTTCACTGTGTTGTGTGCTCTCCAACCTGCACTCGAACCATGAGCTATGATAGCATCAGGTTCACATGCTGAATAAAGGGAATGTTAAACACTTCATTAATTGGCACCTCCTGTCCAATACCAATAACTGTATCAACTGATACCCAGCAAGCATGTTTCTGTTTATTAATTCACAGGCTATGAGTGGCACTGACTAGACAAGCAATCATtacccacctctaattgcccagaggtaattctgttaagagtcaactcacattactgtggatctggaatcacatgtaggtcagaccaggtaaggatgggagtttccttccctaaagggcactagtgaaccagatgggtttttcaagaCAATCtacaatgttttcatggtcattgttaaacCCTTAATTCAAGATTGATAGCCCAGAGATAAGACCAATAGCCCATGTGATTTTCATATTACTCTTTGTAAACCCATTGACCCAGCTTTCCACAAAATTAGAAAAATCATCATTGGATCTTGTATTTGCCTTTCAAGCTTCAGCTGGCTGACATCTCTGACACAAAATGCTACTTTACTTCAGCCCCAAAAGTTTTCACTATGGTTATAAATATAGACCTTTTGAGGATTCAAATCTATCCAAAAGTTCTGGCGTTCCCTAATCTTCAGTTCCAAACATTTAATTAATACAGGGTCTACTTTGGAGTCAAATTTATTCGCAAACCAATGGCCATAGTCAAGTAGCCACCTGAGCTCAGCAGAGCCGTAGATGCAGACACTGCGGCGATGAGTTCCTGTGCAGGGTGGGTAAAGCACCTCCTCCAGGTAGCTCCACTTCACCAGCCTAACCTTACTCTGCAGATCAGTTACATCAGCCTCAGAGCGAGAGAGCTCACCTGGCACCCCGGGTACCCGGACCATGCTTGCCCAGAAGTGCTCATCTGGTGAGTAGGTATCTGCGGACCAGGCGAGAAAATCTTTGGCCACCATGCTGGAGGTGATGTATTTGGTAAAGTTGTAACTCAAAACAAAATAGGCACTGCCAGTAAATACTTCAATATTGTGGGGAGCGGGGTCCTTCAAAACATCAGTTTTGATGGGTATCTGTCCATCATTGTTTGAAGGATCTGAAAGCTTGTGGTGATACATGAATCGATCCTTTTTAATATCAGTGGGCTTCATAGATTCCAACATGTTAGCTCCATTCAGTTTCTTCAACTCAAATACCAATTCAAAGTTGGACCGCAATGGTAAATCTTGGCCACACAAGTTGATCACATACTTCCATTGGACAGATGATTCAAGAAGATCGGACAAGCAATTGAGATCCGCCTGTAGTCTGGAAATGTGAGCATAATGTACCAATTCCAATTTTGATGCAATGAACACATTTGGAAAACATTTGGCCAGGTTGTCTATGGCGGATTTGAATGAAGGTGAGGATTTCTGGTCATAATGAATGCAGTATATATTCTGAGGCATGTAAATCATTTTCAAGCTTCTTTCCACCATAACAGCATCTTTATGAACTACCATAGAAAATGCCAAAGGGTACTCCTTTTCCACTTCTGAGATGAGATTGTTTCGAAATCCTCTTTGCAAAAGGTATGGATCACAGTCAGATGTCATAAACTCAACATCTTCATCTTCCAGATCAACAATATTACCTTTGCGTATTTCTAATGTTTTACCTACTTCCACTGGGCTACACTCGTAGATGGCGGTGCAGTTAATTTGAAGGTTTAATTGCAAGTACTTGCTGTTCTTTCTATTGCGCACATACTGAGAGGTGCTCCAGAAAGGTTCGACCAACCATGTTTTCTCTGAACCTATGACCATTCCATGACTGTAGAGGAGTTTTAATACGCAGGGCAGTGCAAAGGTCAAAAGCAGTAAAACTATCTTCTTCAGCTTAAATTTCACCGTTAAATATTTGCAAAGCATTCTGCAAAATGCAAAAAACATCATTGGCCGTCAGTATAATCTAATTTGGGCATCATTTATGATAGTGGTCTCATACAAAACTTCACTATTTAAGACAAAATATAACCATTTAACCATACAGATTCACACAGAAGGGAACCATGTGGCCCAGCATTTCCTAGAATTTTTCAGTTAGTCCCACTCCATCAATCTTTTCACTTACCCTTGTATATTTTTCAGTTTCAAGTGattttgcaattttgttttaaaggtCACTATTAAATTGACATTCATTTCCtcatcagacagtgcattcaaaatCCTAGGCATTTGTTAAGTACAAAGGTTTTTCCTCTGGTCACCTCCAGTTCTTTTTACCaaatcatcttaaatctgtgccttcagCCCTTGGAAACATTTACACTTCATTCACTGTATCTAATGCCTTAATGATcttaaacacctctatcaaatagTCTATTCGCTAGTTCTAAGGAGAATATCGTCAGCTTCACCAGTTTATGCATTGGAGCTATAACCAGGGCTAATAAATTTCTGGATTGAGCAAAGTTCTTCTGTATCCTTGGTAAAGTTTTTCCTAAAGTATGGTGCCCAGGATTACACTCAGTACTCCAGCTGGGGTTGAACTAATGTGTTACATAGGTTTAGCTATAACATCCTGACTTTGTACTTTAAGGGATGATTTATGTGAAATGCTGGATTCCCCACCCCTGTCCCTAACTCTTGATTGAAATGTCCAGAGGGAGACTACTGAGTGTATGAGCTGGTCGTTTGGCATGGGCTTCCTGCAGCTAAATGCAAGTggtggtgattagattagattccctacagtgtggatacaggcccttcggcccaacaagtccacaccgccccttgaagcatcctacccagacccatccccctataacccacacacccctgaacactatggacaatttagcatggccaatccccccagcctgcacatctttagactgtgggaggaaaccggagcacccggaggaaacccacgcagacacagggagaatgtgcagactccacacagacagtcacccgaggctggaattggacctgggtctctggtgctgtgaggctgcagtgctaaccactgagccactgtgccgccccctgaTAATGGGGCCATGAGCACTAATAAGCCATTTAAGGGCCTCAACTGGCAGTCCGGCTGCCCAACCATTGGTTtatagaccaggtaaggagatgGGCAGTGATTGCCTGCCTGCTGGATTTCACATGACACCCCTTACCCTACAACCTTCAAATTGTCTGCAGGGGGAGCATTATATCTGGCACCTCTATCCATCAAGACCAGGATCTCAAGTGcttttattatttgtttttagtttaattatttattttcaactTTTCAGCCACCTTCAAAGATTTCTGCTGAAACAACTCCAAACCTCTGTCTTCTTGAAACTCCTTTAAAACAGCTCCAGTTACCTAGTACTGCTTCTCTTCATATTTCCCACCAACTTCCGTCACATTATCACTTCCTGTGTTTAATTTATTTACAGCTTGTTTTCCTCAGTTCACCCTTGCTCTTGCAGATCACTTTACATCTATGCCCTCTCGCACTTGTTTCTTTTACAGGTTCTCTCTGTGCAACCCACTcacgattttgaaaacctccattAAATCTCCTTTCAGCCTTTTCCTGTCCCAGAAGCATAGTATcaaattcttcaatctatcctcttaactgaagttcctcatacCTCGATTCATTTTTTTAGACTAGATTAACAGTTTtatctttatttcctttcttgagcTGGGGTTTAACATTTACATTCTCCCAGGCTATGTATCAAactgaggattggctgactgaggTCAGCGCCATGACAACTTCTCTCTCTTATTCCCCTTAACAAACTAGGATGTACCCCAAACAGATTGAGTACCTTCTTCATTGCCATTCTTTCTATTTTTATCTAGTCCAGTACCTGGTAACCACACTTGCCATGCCTTTGGCAAAATCTTTTTCTTTCATAAACACCAATGCCAAGTATTCATTTAGTACTGCAGCCTTAAAATTATAGCACTGTGGAAAActtacagcacagagagagaCTATTCTAATCCCTACCTTTTGATATGTAGCCTTGCAGATTACAGAACTTCAGGTGAAAATTCAGGTTTCCTTCAAATAAGTTCAGCATTTCTGTCTTAACCACCAAACGGGGGGCAAATTCCAGACATCCACTATCCTCtgggaaaagaaaatgttaacaGGTCTTTCCAGACCAGTCTATCCAAGCCCCTGATTATTTGGTATATCTCAATTAAGTTAGCCCTCAGCTTTgtctgttctaaagaaaacaatcctagCTTATCcgatctttcctcatagctgGAGTTTTCTAACTCTGACAATATTCTTTTTAATCTCCTCTAACTACCCccacccaggcagtgcattccagaccactaccaacctttgggtgaaaaagattttcccaTAAACCCCTTCCTTTCACTCTAAAATTATGCGCCTTCGTTATTAACTTTTCAACTAAAGGAAACTGTTGCTTTCTATTCACTCTTGTCCATGCCCCTCgaaattttatacacctcagtcaggtccctcCAACAACCTCGacttctccaaagaaaacagcctgagctAACCGACTAaagtgctccatcccaggcaatatcttggtgaatctcctctgcaatgcCTTCAGTGCAGTCACATCTTCCCTATGGTGTGGTGGCtaaaactgcaaacagtactccagcattggtgagtggggttccacagggctctgtccttgggcctctactgtttgtaatttttattaatgacttggacgagggaattgaaggatgggtcagcaagtttgcagacgacacaaaggtcggaggtgtcgttgacagtgtagagggctgttgtaggctgcagcgggacattgacaggatgcagagatgggctgagaggtggcagatggagttcaacctggataaatgcgaggtgatgcattttggaaggtcgaatttgaaagctgagtacaggattaaggataggattcttggcagcgtggaggaacagagggatcttggtgtgcagatacatagatcccttaaaatggccacccaagtggacagggttgttaagaaagcatatggtgttttggctttcattaacagagggattgagtttaagagtcgtgagatcttgttgcagctctataaaactttggttagaccgcacttggaatactgcgtccagttctgggcgccctattataggaaagatgtggatgctttggagagggttcagaggaggtttaccaggatgctgcctggactggagggcttatcttatgaagagaggttgactgagctcggtctcttttcattggagaaaaggaggaggagaggggacctaattgaggtatacaagataatgagaggcatagatagagtcgatagccagagactatttcccagggcagaaatggctagcacgaggggtcatagttttaagctggttggtggaaagtatagaggggatgtcagaggcaggttctttacgcagagagttgtgagagcatggaatgcgttgccagcagcagttgtggaagcaaggtcattggggtcatttaagagactgctggacatgcatatggtcacagaaatttgagggtgcatccatgaggatcaatggtcggcacaacattgtgggctgaagggcctgttctgtgctgtactgttctatgttctatgttctatgttctattggcaAAACCAAAGTCTGTAGCTCCAACAtaacatccctgtttttataagctgtgccacaactgataaaggtaagtgtcctgtatgccttcttataCCCTATTAAGCTGtcctgacaccttcagggatccatggtcaagcaccccaagatccttctgtacttCTGAGCTTCCTATTGTCCAatcattcattgagtactcctttGTCTTGTTCCatcttccaaagtgtatcacttcacatttctaaaggttaaattccatctgccactgatctgaccATCTGTCCAATCCACTTTACCCTCCTGCAACCTAACattttcctcctcactgtcaaccacccaaccattctttgtgtcatccacaaagttaCTTATCATCCCTCACACATTCTCATCTGTAAAGTTTATGCATATCAAGAAAAATAAGCAGACCTAGCAGTGATCCCTGTGGGATACCAATGAACACCAGGCTCCAAGTCTCACCATTATCACCCTACTCTGTCTCCACAGTGAGGCcaattttacatagaacatagaacattacagcacagtacaggcccttcggccctcgatgttgtgccaacctgtcataccaatctcaaccccatccaacctacactattccatgtacgtccatatgcttatccaatgacaacttaaatgtacctaaagttgttgaatctactgccgttgcaggcaaagcgttccattcccttactactctgagtaaagaaactacctctgacatctgtcctatatctttcacccctcaatttaaagctatgccccctcgtgcttgccatcaccatcctaggaaaaaggctctccctatccaccctatctaaccccattattttatatgtctcaaggAGACATATATTattttggatccaacttaccTTGAATCCCGTgaacttttaccttctttatcagttcgCTAAGTGTGAAAgatcttgctgaaatccatataaatgaCATTAACTTTTTACACGGATGGGATTAAGTGCGcagaacatgctgccagggaggTGGAAGAAGcaaatagcaatgtttaagaggcatttagatggCTATATCAACAaacagggaatacagggatatgcACAGGGAGACAAGATTAGTTTAGAAAGACATTGTTGCAAGCATaaacattatgggctgaaggtTGTACTGTTCTATCTCTTACGTACCCTTATCGTCTCACTTGGGTGTTTCCTCAAACAATTCCATCAGATTTGTTTAACATTACCTCCCTCTGACAACGCTATGTTGACTATCCTCGATCTAACTTTGCCTCCCAAATTGGAGATTAATTTTCTCATTCATTGTTTTCTCCAATAACTTCGCTGTCCCACCGATCATAATTCCCTGGTTTGtctttcacatccttcttgtaaagtggaactaattagctgtcctccagttctctggcacctaCCCATGGGTAGAGATGATTTGAAAATTTGAGTCAGTGTAATTTCGTCTTTTGTCATCCACAACAGCCTGGGGTACAACTCATCCAGATTTGTGGATCTGTCCACTTTTAAACTTGTCAAAATCTCCAATATCTCCTTACTTCTTTTATCAATCTGCAAAAGAACTTCACAGTCAATCTCAGACACAACACAATAtatagctggaggaacacaacaggccaggcagcatcagaagagcaggacaATTGACATTTCGGACCAGGACCCtttgtcaactttcctgtcctctgatgctgcctggactactgtgttccttcagctccactctgtgttatgcTCTGGCACCAGAATCTTAATGTCTCTTTCACAGTCAGTCTTCCTGAATTCTGTGTTTGCATCCTCCTTTTCCTGCTAAAGACAGATGTGAAATAATCATTTaacatttgaataatgtcctttGGACTCACACACCGATATCCCCCATGTTCCCTAGTACGCCCTACACTTTCTCTTCCCCCTAAAATACCTgtagaatatcttgggattctccctgATCTTGACAGCCaatgttttctcatgccccctctttGCTCCCCAAACTGCTTTCTTGACTTCCTTCCTGCACTTTCCATTCTCCCCTCAGGCCTTCCTTGTTTTGCTCCCTTTGTACATGTTGTatgtttctcttttcctttttattcagtCCTGAAAATTCCCAGATATCCAGAGTTCTTTGGGCTTGTTGCTCTTACATTTCACCCTAAAGGGAACACCATGGGCCTGTACTCTCCCCAGTTCCTtttttcaaatcctcccactgtTCTGCTGTAGGTTTACCGTCAAGTAGCTGTGTCCAGTCTATTTTGGCCAGATCCTGCCATTTTTTTGATCAAATCTGCCTTTGTCAGCAATCACTCACTGAGAAGTATTTGCCACCTCGGAAATTTCGTGTCATTCCGTGTCCAGTGTGCCCCTCTGTGGCTGATGAACCAATGCTACAGCCTCAGTTCCTACCACATTTGGTAAGAGTTTCAGGGAAATGGAATTAGTTCTTGACCTTGATTCTGCTTTACCTCAATCCAAAATCCTGTTTTGCAGACGATCTTTCTCCTTTTCTATAATAAGCTATGACACATGGTGTTTCGGTCATTGTCGCTAAGATGCTCCACCACTGGAGCATCTtgtgcaatgaattccatagattcaccactttcaCCTTCACGGTCTTGTTTCTTAATCTATTGCCTAACTCCCTGAACTCTTGATGTAAGACCTCATCCCACATTCTGTCTATATAATTGGTACCAACGTGTACAACGATGTCTGTTTTATCTACCTCCCCATTCAGTGAAATCCCTATATCTCAGCTACTATGGGATTTGAATGCACTTCCTCAGACCATTAGCCTGTGCAAATTGATCATTGGTCTATGACATCACAAGGCCACCATTTCCCAACACCACCATTCTGACAGTGAagacattcagtgatggtaatgccctTGAATTAAGTAAGAACATTGTTGGCCTCAATTCTTGCAAATGATGTGACACTGTGGATGGTCACTTTTGTAGCCGATATGCTACTGACCAACATCAGTTCAAACCTGGATATGTCCaggtcttagagataatgggaactgcagatgctggagaattccaagataataaaatgtgaggctggatgaacacagcaggccaagcagcatctcaggaccacaaaagcttttgtgctcctgagatgctgcttggcctgctgtgttcatccagcctcacattttattatctatgtccAGGTCTTGCTTGATATGGAGAAGACATGCTTCAATACTTGAGAAATTGTAAATGGTGCTAAACATGGCAAACATCCCAGTCCCAAATGTATGATGGGGGGgggaaggtcattcatgaagcaTCTTAAGGTGATAGGGCATAGGACCTCCGCAGAGAAATACAgctatgtcctggagctgaactGACTGATCTCCCACAACCCcaaccaccttcctatgtgccTTACACATATGCAGTAAGCTATGCCGCCATGCCAAACCAAACCGCACTGATGTGGGGAAGGGCATGTTACACACTCGCATCAGCTCTATAATTCGGCtcctctgtctttgtttttaaaaactttaaaaaaattatttttcatctATCAAATTACAGATTCTGGCAGAAATTACAGCAAATCGAAATAAAATGTTCTCTATTGAAGAGATTTGTGTTAAAGAGATTACAACCAAACTAAAAAGAATCAGCTCCCATCAATTTACTCGAAATATTAAGGATCATTTTAGCCGGAACATTAACTCTTATCTCTCTCACCAaaggctgagtttctccagcattctgcctGGCTGTTACGCCGACACCTTCCCCGAAGAGATTACATTAGTAGCAAGCGGTGAGGTAGCGATCCGGAATTCGGACTCACTTCCTCACCATGTGCTGCTGTTACGAAAACTTCAAGCGGAGGCGAGGTTGCGGAAGTAGGTGTCAGTAAAAATGAGACCTAAAAAGGCTCTCAAGCCCTGGCAGACAGAGAGACCCGCTAGAACACTCTCAGATTATTCTCCAACAAAACCGAGGAACTGGCATGGAAATTCCAAGAAAacgtggggggtgggggggttgaagactaaAACGGATTAATTGATAGCTGTCTGGGTCTCTGagccgctgtgatttccagcaatttgctgTTTACAGCAgagactccagcgtctgcagttcatTCGTTCCAACTCCTGGGTCTCATGTGCTGTCAGGATTCTATGCCAAGCCAGAAGTTGTGAACGGATCACACGTCGCTGGAACTTGAACGATTTGTAGGTTaccaccgacacacacaccccagcccgGAGTGTGATCTCTAGTCGGGGCACAAGTCAGGTCGAATAAGTAACTCCATACGTGGGTTTAGAGTCAAGAGCCCAGGGTGGGAGACCTCACCCCCTTTATCCTGAGGTTACTGGAACGGCCCCGACATCAACAGCAAGAAAGATCCCAGCATTCACACCCCCAAACCCCCCCATGACCAGTGACTGCCACCCCTGTCACCCAGAGGGCCACAGAGACAGCACTCCCTCCCCTCCGTCAGCCTCCAGCTTACCTCTGTCTGTCCACCTGTGTTTTCCCCTctatctgtgtctgtctctctcacacacacacatactcccagaGCACGGTCACTTCCTGTTACTGCGGCACTGGACACTTTGGGAATGTCCCGAGTGAACTCTTCAGCAGATCCCCCACGCCGCCAGTTGCCTTCATTGAGCTGCCGCCTCGCCTTGTCACGGCCCCGGCAGTGAGCAGCGCTAGAGGAAGGCGGCGGGGCTAAGCTCCCCGTCAGTCAGACTCGCACTCACTTCATAGCATCAACTCGTTGCGTGCAGCTCTCCGCCGCGTCCTGTCGACTGGGTTGTTGGGGAGCGGTGTACAGCACGCCGCAGATCGGATCATGAGACACACCTATCAACCGGCTCAAACTAGGCGGAACATCTTCAAATCAGAGCAACTAGATTGAAGAGAAGGAGTGCGGACAGTAAACGCTGATATCCCCATCTGCAACCCTGCTTATTCCCAACGTTCCAAAATTGCAATTTTCAGGGAAAGTCGTGCCTTATCTAACTCATATTTACAAAGGGATGATTGTAAACATTTCTTCTGCTCTCTGCAAAGAATAGAGACATGAAATTGcaagtcattattttttaaaaatctctctttgATCAGGCATTTACTCACCTGTCACATACGTGGTTcagtgttaagtttttttttcatgatcGCTCCTGTGCGAAGTTTTGAAGTTTTACGATGCAAGAAGGCGCTATGGTTAAGCTGCTTTGAAAACTATTAGGAAATGGGCACGAACAAACTCGGGTCacaattcattttggaaagatgcTGTAAGTGAGTGACAGTCAGGTGAGTTTTCTGGAGAAGTTGCAGGAATTTCCTCAATCGAATTTGTTGTTCAAACTTTCATCCGGAGGAGAGATAAGCTGAAAACTGGAGCACACAACTTG of the Stegostoma tigrinum isolate sSteTig4 chromosome 3, sSteTig4.hap1, whole genome shotgun sequence genome contains:
- the LOC125450848 gene encoding beta-1,3-galactosyl-O-glycosyl-glycoprotein beta-1,6-N-acetylglucosaminyltransferase 4-like isoform X1, producing the protein MKMLCKYLTVKFKLKKIVLLLLTFALPCVLKLLYSHGMVIGSEKTWLVEPFWSTSQYVRNRKNSKYLQLNLQINCTAIYECSPVEVGKTLEIRKGNIVDLEDEDVEFMTSDCDPYLLQRGFRNNLISEVEKEYPLAFSMVVHKDAVMVERSLKMIYMPQNIYCIHYDQKSSPSFKSAIDNLAKCFPNVFIASKLELVHYAHISRLQADLNCLSDLLESSVQWKYVINLCGQDLPLRSNFELVFELKKLNGANMLESMKPTDIKKDRFMYHHKLSDPSNNDGQIPIKTDVLKDPAPHNIEVFTGSAYFVLSYNFTKYITSSMVAKDFLAWSADTYSPDEHFWASMVRVPGVPGELSRSEADVTDLQSKVRLVKWSYLEEVLYPPCTGTHRRSVCIYGSAELRWLLDYGHWFANKFDSKVDPVLIKCLELKIRERQNFWIDLNPQKVYIYNHSENFWG
- the LOC125450848 gene encoding beta-1,3-galactosyl-O-glycosyl-glycoprotein beta-1,6-N-acetylglucosaminyltransferase 4-like isoform X2; amino-acid sequence: MLCKYLTVKFKLKKIVLLLLTFALPCVLKLLYSHGMVIGSEKTWLVEPFWSTSQYVRNRKNSKYLQLNLQINCTAIYECSPVEVGKTLEIRKGNIVDLEDEDVEFMTSDCDPYLLQRGFRNNLISEVEKEYPLAFSMVVHKDAVMVERSLKMIYMPQNIYCIHYDQKSSPSFKSAIDNLAKCFPNVFIASKLELVHYAHISRLQADLNCLSDLLESSVQWKYVINLCGQDLPLRSNFELVFELKKLNGANMLESMKPTDIKKDRFMYHHKLSDPSNNDGQIPIKTDVLKDPAPHNIEVFTGSAYFVLSYNFTKYITSSMVAKDFLAWSADTYSPDEHFWASMVRVPGVPGELSRSEADVTDLQSKVRLVKWSYLEEVLYPPCTGTHRRSVCIYGSAELRWLLDYGHWFANKFDSKVDPVLIKCLELKIRERQNFWIDLNPQKVYIYNHSENFWG